One window of the Thunnus albacares chromosome 3, fThuAlb1.1, whole genome shotgun sequence genome contains the following:
- the pdia2 gene encoding protein disulfide-isomerase A2, which translates to MRTRTLVSIALLGLLLWASCIQADDTDDDPQTESQEDTSKEETPGESVEEDDDDDETEEAPKKEKTTEIEEEKDVMVLHIYNFARALSENQYLLVEFYAPWCGHCKQLEPLYAEAAEKLKKEEPAIGLAKVDATEEKELAEEFDIGSFPTLKLFINGDREQPVDFTGKRSVEGIIQWLKRRTGPGASVLDTADSAAQFIDAHNISVVGFFDSLESEAAKVFKEVVMDMTDVEFAMTATPEVFQKYEVKDDAVVLFKKFDDGRADFALSEEGELDKSNLTAFIKQNSLALIIPFSQKTADKIFTSKITLHNLMFINSTVERQTALVEEFRTVAKEFKGKMLFITIDVTEDLAHVLTYFGVSADEAPTVRIINMETGKKFTIAAGDLSTNSLRQLCQEVVDGTAKPYYRTQKIPEDWNKGPVKVLVGENFESVALDQTKNVFVEFYAPWCGHCKELTPIWEQLGEKYDDHDDIIIAKMDATANEVESIDIQGFPTLKYFPAGGKEVVDYTGKRDLETMSKFLDDGGVLPKEESDEDDEDDEDDEDEDDDDAEDAGDDDDDDDDESEEADESSEVPTNTTSKDEL; encoded by the exons ATGAGGACGCGCACGCTTGTATCCATAGCTCTGCTGGGCCTGCTGCTGTGGGCCTCCTGCATCCAGGCCGACGACACAGATGATGACCCGCAGACAGAATCACAAGAAGACACATCAAAGGAAGAGACACCAGGAGAGTCGGTGGAGGAggacgacgacgacgatgaAACCGAAGAGGCgccaaagaaagagaaaacgaCCGAgatagaggaggagaaagatgtGATGGTTCTCCACATCTACAACTTTGCCAGAGCTCTCAGCGAGAACCAGTATTTATTGGTGGAGTTCT atgctcCATGGTGTGGCCACTGCAAGCAGCTGGAGCCTCTTTATGCCGAGGCTGCAGAGAAGCTGAAGAAGGAGGAACCAGCGATAGGTTTGGCCAAAGTGGACGCCACAGAGGAGAAGGAGCTGGCTGAGGAGTTTGACATCGGAAGCTTCCCTACTCTGAAACTGTTCATCAACGGAGACCGCGAGCAGCCGGTAGATTTCAccg GTAAGAGGTCAGTAGAGGGAATAATCCAGTGGTTGAAGCGTCGTACAGGACCCGGTGCTTCAGTCCTCGACACTGCGGACTCTGCAGCTCAGTTCATCGATGCCCATAATATCTCTGTTGTAGGATTCTTTGAT AGTCTTGAAAGTGAGGCTGCTAAGGTGTTCAAAGAGGTTGTGATGGATATGACTGACGTGGAGTTTGCCATGACAGCAACTCCTGAGGTTTTCCAAAAGTATGAAGTGAAAGACGACGCAGTGGTGCTCTTTAAAAAG tTTGATGACGGCAGAGCAGACTTCGCGTTGTCAGAAGAGGGGGAGTTGGACAAAAGCAATCTGACTGCCTTCATCAAGCAGAACAGTCTGGCGCTCATCATCCCATTCAGTCAGAAG acgGCAGATAAGATCTTCACCTCCAAAATCACCCTGCACAACCTGATGTTCATCAACTCCACCGTGGAGCGGCAGACAGCCCTGGTGGAGGAATTCAGGACTGTTGCCAAGGAGTTCAAGGGCAAG ATGCTGTTCATTACGATCGACGTGACAGAAGATCTGGCTCATGTGTTGACGTACTTCGGCGTGTCCGCGGATGAAGCCCCCACTGTACGCATCATCAACATGGAGACAGGGAAGAAATTCACCATCGCCGCCGGGGATCTCTCAACTAATTCACTGCGACAGCTGTGTCAGGAGGTCGTTGACGGCACTGccaag CCCTACTATCGGACTCAGAAGATCCCGGAGGACTGGAATAAAGGCCCCGTCAAAGTACTGGTGGGAGAGAATTTTGAGTCTGTTGCTCTGGACCAGACCAAGAACGTCTTTGTGGAGTTTT atgctcCATGGTGTGGACACTGTAAGGAGCTGACTCCCATCTGGGAACAGCTGGGTGAAAAGTATGACGaccatgatgacatcatcatagcCAAGATGGACGCCACAGCCAATGAGGTGGAGTCTATTGACATTCAAGGATTCCCCACGCTCAAATACTTCCCAGCTGGTGGCAAagag GTGGTCGACTACACTGGAAAAAGGGATCTGGAGACCATGTCAAAGTTCCTGGACGATGGAGGAGTGTTGCCCAAGGAGGAAAGTGACGAAGATGACGAAGATGAcgaagatgatgaagatgaggacgATGACGACGCTGAGGATGctggagatgatgatgatgatgatgatgatgagagcgag GAGGCGGATGAGTCTTCAGAGGTACCGACCAACACAACATCTAAAGATGAGCTGTGA